From Bradyrhizobium symbiodeficiens, the proteins below share one genomic window:
- a CDS encoding sulfate transporter family protein, producing MLDAAIKALSQLISPPMRSILWRSIGLALVLITVLAIGLQRLLSWFATSGEVWLEGLLGPGWHTSIEVLSWIVSIAAGLGVVFGGVFLMPAITSLVASLFVDDVADIVEREHYPAERPGVALPVGQAILEGVRTALLTIVVYLIALPLVLFAGAGFLVFFLAAAWLLGREYFELAAMRFRSPEEAKAMRRDNAATIFTAGLFIAAFVSIPIVNLATPIFGMAFMVHMHKRLSGPRPELIEPSRQMR from the coding sequence ATGCTGGATGCCGCCATCAAGGCGCTGTCGCAACTGATCTCGCCGCCGATGCGCTCGATCCTGTGGCGGTCGATCGGTCTTGCGCTCGTGCTGATCACCGTTCTGGCGATCGGCCTGCAACGGCTGCTGAGCTGGTTTGCGACCTCTGGTGAGGTCTGGCTGGAAGGCCTGCTTGGGCCGGGCTGGCACACCTCTATCGAGGTCTTGTCCTGGATCGTTTCGATCGCGGCGGGCCTCGGCGTCGTGTTCGGCGGCGTGTTCCTGATGCCCGCGATCACCTCGCTGGTGGCGAGCCTGTTCGTCGACGACGTCGCTGACATCGTCGAGCGCGAGCATTACCCGGCCGAGCGGCCGGGCGTGGCGCTGCCCGTGGGCCAGGCGATTCTCGAAGGCGTCAGGACCGCCCTGCTGACGATCGTGGTCTATCTGATCGCCTTGCCGCTGGTGTTGTTCGCCGGTGCCGGCTTCCTGGTCTTCTTCCTCGCCGCCGCCTGGCTGCTCGGCCGGGAATATTTCGAGCTCGCCGCGATGCGCTTCCGCTCACCGGAGGAGGCCAAGGCGATGCGGCGCGACAATGCCGCCACCATCTTCACTGCCGGCCTGTTCATCGCCGCCTTCGTCTCGATCCCGATCGTCAACCTGGCGACGCCGATCTTCGGCATGGCCTTCATGGTCCACATGCACAAGCGTCTGTCCGGCCCGCGGCCCGAGTTGATCGAGCCGTCGCGGCAGATGCGGTGA
- a CDS encoding MFS transporter, with protein sequence MAENDDADRGPLSRGGVAPQPLFAVAAVLLGSFLANFDSRLTTVGLPDLRGAFSLSFDEGAWLSTAGIGSQIFIAPAVAWLATVFGLRRVLGIPSLAYALISLIIPFVHDYPTLLALSVVHGLLLGTFVPATLMIVFRNLPIRWWLPAISIYSIRVGFALDTSTSLVGFYVEHLGWQWLYWQGVVIAPLMGLMVYLGTPNEPVNRALLREADWGGMLLLGAGVAMVYAGLDQGNRLDWLGSGTVMALLASGAALLAAFLINESLVRQPWAHVNVLFSRNIGLGLVLILLYTLTSLSNASLVPNFLATITQLRPEQSGVLLLTYGALPMFVLVPFSIWLLRHFDTRTVVIAGFACFAAANLWGTQLTHDWAREDFVGIVLLQAIGQALTLLPLIITLLSNSDPSRATSFAAYIQIMRLGGAEIGVALMGTWLRVREQVHSFYLGQNLGVGDLDVVRILKQLTDQFAAHGTGTAQARAVGTLAGFVQREANVLAYIDGFWLCFWLAVAALGVVALITRAPPGPFTPAPFGFAKTVLRKCGVQVT encoded by the coding sequence ATGGCGGAAAATGACGACGCCGATCGCGGACCGCTCTCGCGCGGCGGCGTCGCGCCGCAGCCGCTGTTCGCCGTGGCGGCGGTGCTGCTCGGCTCGTTTCTCGCCAATTTCGACAGCCGGCTGACCACGGTCGGCCTGCCCGACCTGCGCGGCGCGTTTTCGCTCTCGTTCGACGAGGGCGCCTGGCTCTCCACCGCCGGCATCGGCTCGCAGATCTTCATCGCGCCCGCGGTGGCCTGGCTTGCCACCGTATTCGGCCTGCGCCGCGTGCTCGGCATTCCGAGCCTGGCCTATGCGTTGATCTCGCTGATCATTCCGTTCGTGCACGACTATCCGACGCTGCTCGCGCTTAGCGTCGTGCACGGCCTCTTGCTCGGCACCTTCGTGCCGGCGACGCTGATGATCGTGTTCCGCAACCTGCCGATCCGCTGGTGGCTGCCGGCGATCTCGATCTACTCGATCCGCGTCGGTTTCGCACTGGACACCTCGACCTCGCTGGTCGGATTCTATGTCGAGCATCTCGGTTGGCAATGGCTGTACTGGCAGGGTGTCGTGATCGCGCCGCTGATGGGCCTGATGGTGTATCTCGGCACGCCGAACGAGCCGGTGAACCGCGCGCTTCTGCGCGAGGCTGATTGGGGCGGCATGCTGCTGCTCGGCGCAGGGGTTGCGATGGTCTATGCCGGGCTCGATCAGGGCAACCGGCTCGACTGGCTGGGTTCGGGCACGGTGATGGCGTTGCTCGCCAGTGGCGCGGCCTTGCTCGCGGCCTTCCTGATCAACGAGTCGCTGGTGCGGCAGCCCTGGGCGCATGTGAACGTCTTGTTCTCGCGCAATATCGGCTTGGGACTGGTTCTGATCCTGCTCTACACGCTGACCAGCCTGTCCAATGCCTCGCTGGTGCCGAACTTCCTTGCTACCATCACCCAGCTCAGGCCGGAGCAGAGCGGCGTGCTGCTGCTCACCTATGGCGCGCTGCCGATGTTCGTGCTGGTGCCGTTCTCGATCTGGCTGCTGCGACATTTCGATACGCGGACCGTGGTGATCGCTGGATTTGCCTGCTTCGCCGCCGCCAATCTCTGGGGCACGCAGCTCACCCATGACTGGGCGCGCGAGGATTTCGTCGGCATCGTGCTGCTGCAGGCGATCGGGCAGGCGCTGACCTTGTTGCCGCTGATCATCACGTTGTTGTCGAACTCCGACCCGAGCCGCGCTACCTCGTTCGCCGCCTATATCCAGATTATGCGGCTCGGCGGTGCCGAGATCGGCGTAGCGCTGATGGGGACGTGGCTGCGCGTGCGCGAGCAGGTCCATTCCTTCTATCTCGGCCAGAACCTCGGCGTCGGCGATCTCGATGTGGTCCGTATCCTGAAGCAGCTTACCGATCAATTCGCCGCCCATGGAACAGGAACGGCGCAAGCCCGCGCGGTCGGAACGCTCGCCGGCTTCGTGCAGCGCGAGGCCAATGTGCTCGCCTATATCGACGGCTTCTGGCTTTGCTTCTGGCTCGCGGTGGCCGCCCTCGGCGTCGTCGCACTGATCACCCGCGCGCCGCCCGGTCCGTTCACGCCGGCGCCGTTCGGCTTCGCCAAGACCGTGCTGCGGAAATGCGGCGTGCAGGTGACGTAG
- the dapB gene encoding 4-hydroxy-tetrahydrodipicolinate reductase: MSDMRLIVAGAGGRMGRALVRAIGESKGALLAGALEMPGSELLGKDAGVLAGLPANGIKLSADLWAMSKEADGILDFTVPAATIANVAIAAERGIVHVVGTTGLSGSDNAVIKSVTNRAVVVQSGNMSLGVNLLAAVVKRVAKALDQSFDIEIVETHHRMKVDAPSGTALMLGQAAASGRGVTLDEHSERGRDGITGARRPGNIGFASLRGGTVAGDHSVTFLGPFERLTLSHQAEDRMLFAHGALKAALWAHGKKPGHYSMADVLGLSDI; this comes from the coding sequence ATGTCCGACATGCGCCTGATTGTTGCTGGAGCCGGTGGCCGGATGGGCCGCGCGCTGGTGCGGGCGATTGGCGAGAGCAAAGGCGCTTTGCTGGCGGGCGCGCTTGAGATGCCGGGCTCGGAGCTGCTCGGCAAGGACGCCGGTGTGCTCGCAGGCCTGCCGGCCAACGGCATCAAGCTCTCCGCCGACCTATGGGCGATGTCGAAGGAGGCCGACGGCATCCTCGATTTCACCGTGCCGGCCGCGACCATCGCCAATGTCGCGATCGCGGCCGAACGCGGTATCGTGCATGTCGTCGGCACCACCGGATTGTCCGGCTCCGACAATGCCGTGATCAAGAGCGTCACCAACCGCGCCGTCGTGGTGCAGTCGGGCAATATGAGCCTCGGCGTCAACCTGCTTGCCGCAGTGGTCAAGCGCGTTGCCAAGGCGCTCGACCAGAGTTTTGATATCGAGATCGTCGAGACCCATCATCGCATGAAGGTCGACGCGCCATCCGGCACTGCGCTGATGCTGGGACAGGCCGCCGCCAGCGGTCGCGGCGTCACGCTCGATGAACATTCCGAGCGCGGCCGTGACGGCATCACCGGCGCGCGCAGGCCGGGCAATATCGGTTTCGCCTCGTTGCGCGGCGGCACCGTCGCCGGCGATCACAGCGTCACCTTCCTCGGGCCCTTCGAGCGCCTGACGCTGTCGCATCAGGCTGAGGACCGCATGCTGTTCGCCCACGGCGCGCTGAAGGCGGCGCTGTGGGCGCACGGCAAGAAGCCGGGGCATTACTCCATGGCCGACGTGCTCGGCTTATCTGACATTTGA
- the nikR gene encoding nickel-responsive transcriptional regulator NikR: MQRITITIEDDLLAEIDAAAEARGYQNRSEIIRDLARAGLQQSTEDTAQTGQCVAGLVYVYDHAARDLSKRLVQEFHGHHDLALATLHVHLDDNNCMEMTALKGSADEVKHFADHIIAERGVRYGRVVMIPTGEGKPAKARKHGHRHG, encoded by the coding sequence ATGCAGCGAATTACGATCACGATCGAGGACGATCTGCTGGCGGAAATCGACGCAGCGGCTGAGGCGCGCGGCTATCAGAACCGGTCCGAGATCATCCGCGATCTCGCCCGCGCCGGCCTGCAGCAGAGCACCGAGGACACCGCGCAGACCGGCCAATGCGTCGCCGGCCTCGTCTATGTCTACGACCACGCCGCGCGCGATCTCTCGAAACGGCTGGTGCAGGAATTCCACGGCCACCACGACCTCGCGCTGGCGACCCTGCACGTCCATCTCGACGACAACAATTGCATGGAGATGACGGCGCTGAAGGGGTCGGCCGACGAGGTCAAGCATTTCGCCGACCACATCATCGCCGAACGCGGAGTCCGCTACGGCCGCGTGGTGATGATCCCGACCGGGGAGGGCAAGCCGGCGAAGGCGCGGAAGCACGGGCACCGGCACGGGTAG
- a CDS encoding HlyD family secretion protein, whose amino-acid sequence MSQQEQVPPPAVAATPAPSSKPTQRPAASLWSRFALPLFAVIVALGFVALATLRFDEWVGNAVIQTTNDAYVRAELTRLSSRVAGEVLTVAVTDFQRVKSGDLLVQIDPADYEAQVAQADANVAAAQATLDNLANQIELQYATIAQAQAARLSAEAIEVEARQEQERQQSLSQTESGTRQRFEQAVAAYAKAQADVRASRAVIAAQQHQLEVLQGTRKQRAADVAAAKATLAGAKLKLGYTRITAPFDGVVGERQVQPGDYVNIGTNLINVVPLPQVYVIANYKETQLTHVAPGQPVEITVDSFPREMLRGKVERIAPATGSQVALLPPDNATGNFTKVVQRIPVRIQFDDGQQLTARLVPGMSVVTRIDTRDGNGGK is encoded by the coding sequence GTGAGTCAACAGGAACAAGTCCCGCCCCCGGCTGTCGCCGCAACGCCGGCCCCGTCATCGAAGCCGACACAGCGGCCGGCCGCTTCGCTGTGGAGCCGGTTCGCGCTCCCGCTGTTCGCCGTGATCGTCGCGCTCGGCTTCGTCGCGCTGGCGACGCTGCGCTTCGACGAATGGGTCGGCAATGCGGTGATCCAGACCACCAATGATGCCTATGTGCGCGCCGAGCTGACGCGGCTGTCGAGCCGCGTCGCGGGCGAAGTTCTGACCGTCGCCGTCACCGACTTCCAGCGCGTCAAGTCCGGCGATCTCCTGGTCCAGATAGATCCCGCCGATTACGAGGCCCAAGTCGCACAGGCCGACGCCAATGTCGCCGCCGCGCAGGCAACCCTCGACAATCTGGCCAACCAGATCGAGCTGCAATATGCGACGATCGCGCAGGCGCAGGCTGCCCGGCTCTCGGCCGAAGCCATTGAGGTCGAGGCACGGCAGGAGCAGGAGCGCCAGCAATCGCTGTCGCAGACCGAATCCGGCACGCGGCAGAGGTTCGAGCAAGCCGTCGCGGCTTACGCCAAGGCGCAGGCCGACGTGCGCGCGAGCCGCGCCGTGATCGCGGCCCAGCAGCACCAGCTCGAGGTCCTGCAAGGCACCCGAAAGCAGCGCGCCGCCGACGTCGCGGCTGCCAAGGCGACGCTGGCGGGCGCCAAGCTCAAGCTCGGCTATACTAGGATCACAGCGCCGTTCGACGGCGTCGTCGGCGAGCGTCAGGTTCAGCCCGGGGACTACGTCAACATAGGCACCAACCTCATCAACGTGGTTCCGCTGCCGCAGGTCTATGTGATCGCGAACTACAAGGAAACCCAGCTCACGCACGTGGCGCCCGGGCAGCCTGTCGAGATCACCGTCGACAGTTTTCCGCGCGAGATGCTGCGAGGCAAGGTCGAGCGCATCGCGCCGGCGACGGGCTCGCAGGTCGCGCTGCTGCCACCTGACAACGCCACCGGCAATTTCACCAAGGTGGTGCAGCGCATCCCCGTGCGCATCCAGTTCGACGACGGCCAGCAACTCACGGCGCGCCTGGTGCCGGGCATGTCGGTGGTCACCCGCATCGACACCAGGGACGGCAATGGCGGAAAATGA
- a CDS encoding methylated-DNA--[protein]-cysteine S-methyltransferase, producing the protein MMTLAIHDQRLTKPGPQNAALRDYDSVRRAIAFISENWRAQPTIEAMADAAGVTPDELHHLFRRWASITPKAFMQALTLDHAKGLLRDSASILDAALDSGLSGPGRLHDLFVTHEAMSPGEWKNGGAGLTLRYGFHPSPFGTAIVIATDRGLSGLAFADHGEEKLALADMTRRWPNALYVEDHEGTAPLAARIFDTRLWRPDQPLRVVMIGTDFEVRVWETLLKIPMGRAVSYSDIACNINSPKASRAVGAAVGKNPVSFVVPCHRALGKSGTLTGYHWGITRKQAMLGWEAGQLGMQ; encoded by the coding sequence ATGATGACACTCGCCATACATGACCAGCGCCTGACCAAGCCGGGCCCCCAGAACGCCGCGCTGCGCGACTATGATTCGGTGCGCCGGGCGATCGCCTTCATTTCGGAGAACTGGCGCGCGCAGCCGACCATCGAGGCGATGGCGGATGCCGCCGGGGTCACGCCGGATGAGCTGCACCATCTGTTCCGCCGCTGGGCCTCGATCACGCCGAAGGCTTTCATGCAGGCGCTGACGCTCGATCACGCCAAGGGATTGCTGCGGGATTCCGCGAGCATCCTCGACGCCGCGCTCGACTCGGGATTATCGGGACCGGGCCGGCTGCACGATCTCTTCGTGACCCATGAAGCCATGTCGCCGGGTGAATGGAAGAACGGCGGCGCCGGCCTGACCTTGCGTTACGGCTTTCACCCCTCGCCGTTCGGCACCGCGATCGTGATTGCGACCGACCGTGGCCTGTCAGGCCTCGCCTTCGCAGATCACGGTGAGGAGAAGCTGGCGCTCGCCGACATGACGCGGCGCTGGCCGAACGCCCTTTATGTCGAAGACCACGAAGGCACCGCGCCGCTCGCCGCTCGCATCTTCGACACCAGGCTGTGGCGGCCCGACCAGCCGTTGCGCGTGGTGATGATCGGCACCGATTTCGAGGTGCGGGTGTGGGAGACGCTGCTGAAGATCCCGATGGGACGCGCGGTGTCCTATTCGGACATCGCCTGCAACATCAACAGCCCGAAGGCCTCACGGGCCGTCGGCGCGGCGGTCGGCAAGAACCCGGTCTCGTTCGTCGTGCCCTGCCACCGCGCGCTCGGCAAGAGCGGCACGCTCACCGGCTATCACTGGGGCATCACGAGGAAGCAGGCGATGTTGGGCTGGGAAGCCGGGCAGCTGGGGATGCAGTAA
- a CDS encoding 2,3-bisphosphoglycerate-dependent phosphoglycerate mutase, which translates to MSERLLVLVRHGQSEWNLKNLFTGWKDPDLTELGVKEATEAGRKLKAQGLVFDVAYTSVLTRAQHTLDLILGELGQKGLPTTKNLALNERDYGDLSGLNKDDARKKWGEDQVLIWRRSYDVPPPGGESLKDTLARTLPYYVQEILPGVLNGKRTLVAAHGNSLRALIMVLEKLSPEGILKRELATGVPIIYRLNADSTVASKLDLAG; encoded by the coding sequence ATGAGTGAACGTCTCCTCGTGCTCGTGCGCCACGGCCAGAGCGAATGGAATCTGAAGAACCTGTTCACGGGGTGGAAGGATCCCGACCTCACCGAGCTCGGCGTCAAGGAAGCCACGGAAGCCGGCCGCAAGCTGAAGGCGCAGGGCCTCGTGTTCGACGTCGCCTATACCTCAGTGCTCACGCGCGCGCAGCACACGCTCGATCTCATTCTCGGCGAGCTCGGCCAGAAGGGCTTGCCGACGACGAAGAACCTCGCGCTGAACGAGCGCGACTACGGCGATCTCTCCGGCCTCAACAAGGACGACGCCCGCAAGAAATGGGGCGAGGACCAGGTGCTGATCTGGCGCCGCTCCTACGACGTGCCGCCGCCCGGCGGCGAAAGCCTGAAGGACACGCTCGCGCGCACGCTGCCCTATTACGTGCAGGAGATCCTGCCCGGCGTGCTCAACGGCAAGCGCACGCTGGTCGCCGCTCACGGCAATTCGCTGCGCGCGCTGATCATGGTGCTGGAAAAGCTCTCGCCGGAGGGCATCCTGAAGCGCGAGCTGGCAACGGGCGTGCCGATCATCTATCGGCTCAACGCGGATTCGACGGTGGCGTCGAAGCTGGATCTGGCGGGTTAG
- a CDS encoding heavy metal translocating P-type ATPase: MNNPEHGHHHDATAHAGCGCSTNTATPADKPAASSCCGGHGDQSGHTHDLGDTATKVKDPVCGMSVDPATSKHHLTHHGETFHFCSAGCRTKFATDPAKYLAKEKLPEPEMPAGTIYTCPMHPEIRQVGPGSCPICGMALEPEVASLDTGPNPELADMTRRFWIGGALALPAVVLEMGGHLAGPHNWIDPTLSNWIQLAFATPVVLWAGWPFFVRGWQSLLTRNLNMFTLIAMGTGVAYVYSIIGTVAPQIFPANFRGHEGAVAVYFEAAAVITVLVLLGQMLELRARDATSGAIKALLQLAPKTARRVDADGSEHEVEIDTLHAGDRLRVRPGEKVPVDGSILEGRSSLDESLVTGESMPVTKEAGAKVIAGTLNQSGSFVMRADKVGRETLLSQIVQMVADAQRSRAPIQRLADQVAGWFVPTVIFVAIVAFGAWAWFGPEPRLAFGLVAAVSVLIIACPCALGLATPMSIMVGVGRGAQAGVLIKNAEALERMEKIDTLVVDKTGTLTEGKPKVVAIVPASGFVEDDILRLAASVERASEHPLADAIMRAAKEKPLALGQVEQFDSPTGKGATGKVDGKTIALGNAGYLTSLGIDTTTLHAEAERLRQDGATVINMAVDGRLAGLFAIADPVKASTPEALKALAAEGIEVIMLTGDNRTTAEAVARRLGIADVEAEVLPDQKSAVVSRLQRAGRIVAMAGDGVNDAPALAAAEVGIAMGTGTDVAMESAGITLLKGDLVGIVRARKLSQATMSNIRQNLFFAFIYNAAGIPIAAGILYPAFGLLLSPIVAAAAMALSSVSVVGNALRLRATRL; encoded by the coding sequence ATGAACAACCCCGAACACGGGCATCATCACGACGCAACCGCTCACGCCGGATGCGGCTGTTCGACCAACACGGCGACGCCGGCCGACAAGCCCGCGGCCTCCTCCTGCTGCGGCGGGCACGGCGATCAGTCCGGCCACACTCATGATCTCGGTGACACCGCGACCAAGGTCAAAGATCCCGTCTGCGGCATGAGCGTCGATCCCGCGACCTCGAAGCATCACCTCACGCATCACGGCGAGACCTTCCATTTCTGCTCGGCCGGCTGCCGCACCAAGTTCGCCACTGACCCAGCCAAATATCTCGCCAAGGAGAAGCTGCCCGAACCCGAAATGCCGGCGGGCACGATCTACACCTGCCCGATGCATCCGGAGATCCGCCAGGTCGGACCCGGCAGCTGCCCGATCTGCGGCATGGCGCTGGAGCCTGAAGTGGCGAGCCTCGACACCGGTCCCAACCCGGAGCTCGCCGACATGACACGGCGGTTCTGGATCGGCGGCGCGCTCGCGTTACCGGCCGTGGTGCTGGAGATGGGCGGTCATCTCGCCGGTCCTCACAACTGGATCGATCCAACCCTGTCGAACTGGATCCAGCTCGCCTTCGCCACACCTGTGGTGCTGTGGGCCGGCTGGCCGTTCTTCGTTCGCGGCTGGCAATCGCTGCTGACGCGCAACCTCAACATGTTCACGCTGATCGCGATGGGCACAGGGGTTGCCTATGTCTACAGCATCATCGGCACGGTCGCGCCGCAGATTTTTCCTGCCAATTTCCGCGGCCATGAAGGTGCGGTTGCCGTCTATTTCGAGGCGGCTGCGGTCATCACCGTACTTGTGCTGCTCGGCCAGATGCTGGAGCTGCGCGCCCGCGATGCGACCTCCGGCGCGATCAAGGCGCTGTTGCAGCTCGCGCCCAAGACCGCGCGGCGCGTCGACGCCGATGGCAGCGAGCACGAGGTCGAGATCGACACGCTTCACGCCGGCGACCGCTTGCGCGTTCGCCCCGGCGAGAAGGTGCCGGTCGACGGAAGCATCCTGGAAGGACGTTCCTCGCTCGACGAATCCCTGGTGACAGGCGAATCGATGCCCGTCACCAAGGAGGCCGGCGCCAAGGTCATCGCCGGCACGCTGAACCAATCCGGCAGCTTCGTCATGCGCGCCGACAAGGTTGGCCGCGAGACACTGTTGTCGCAGATCGTGCAGATGGTCGCCGACGCGCAGCGTTCGCGCGCGCCGATCCAGCGGCTGGCCGATCAGGTCGCAGGCTGGTTCGTGCCCACCGTCATCTTCGTCGCGATCGTCGCCTTCGGCGCCTGGGCCTGGTTCGGACCAGAGCCGCGGCTGGCCTTCGGCCTGGTCGCCGCCGTCAGCGTGCTGATCATCGCCTGCCCCTGCGCGCTCGGCCTCGCGACCCCGATGTCGATCATGGTCGGCGTCGGCCGCGGCGCGCAAGCGGGCGTGCTGATCAAGAACGCCGAGGCGCTGGAGCGGATGGAGAAGATCGACACGCTGGTGGTCGACAAGACGGGCACCCTGACCGAGGGCAAGCCCAAGGTGGTCGCGATCGTGCCGGCATCCGGTTTTGTGGAAGACGACATCCTCCGGCTCGCGGCCAGCGTGGAGCGCGCCAGCGAGCATCCTTTGGCTGACGCGATCATGCGCGCGGCCAAGGAGAAGCCGCTTGCCCTCGGCCAGGTCGAGCAATTCGACTCGCCGACCGGCAAGGGCGCCACCGGCAAGGTCGACGGCAAGACCATCGCGCTCGGTAATGCCGGATATCTCACCTCGCTCGGGATCGACACGACGACACTCCACGCCGAGGCCGAACGGCTGCGCCAGGACGGGGCCACGGTGATCAACATGGCCGTCGATGGCCGGCTCGCCGGCCTGTTCGCGATCGCCGATCCGGTCAAGGCTTCGACCCCGGAGGCGCTGAAGGCGCTCGCGGCCGAAGGCATCGAGGTGATCATGCTGACCGGCGACAACCGGACGACGGCGGAGGCCGTGGCGCGCCGGCTCGGCATCGCCGATGTCGAGGCCGAGGTGCTGCCGGATCAGAAGAGCGCGGTGGTCTCGAGGCTGCAAAGGGCCGGCCGGATCGTCGCGATGGCCGGCGACGGCGTCAACGACGCCCCGGCGCTGGCCGCCGCCGAAGTCGGCATCGCCATGGGCACCGGCACCGATGTCGCGATGGAGAGCGCCGGCATCACACTGCTCAAGGGTGATCTCGTCGGCATCGTCCGTGCGCGAAAGCTGTCGCAGGCGACGATGAGCAACATCCGGCAAAACCTGTTCTTTGCCTTCATCTACAACGCCGCCGGCATCCCGATCGCGGCCGGCATCCTCTATCCGGCCTTCGGCCTGCTGCTCTCGCCGATCGTCGCCGCGGCGGCGATGGCCTTGTCCTCAGTGAGCGTGGTTGGAAATGCGCTGCGGCTGCGGGCGACGCGGCTGTGA
- a CDS encoding DUF2244 domain-containing protein, whose amino-acid sequence MSTGNEIERSDPDPRDVQIFSALLTPHRSLNRTGFLAVMLFLSVVSFVTGLVFLMMGAWPVFGFFGLDVLVIWWAFKANFRAARASEEILVTPSELRVRRVSHRGQVSEWTFNPLWVRLDQEVDEEYGIEHLYLISRSRRLRIAGFLGPEEKASFYKALVGALNAARRGPTYNPVT is encoded by the coding sequence ATGAGCACAGGCAACGAAATTGAGCGCAGCGATCCTGATCCGCGCGACGTGCAGATCTTCTCCGCGCTGCTGACGCCGCATCGCTCGCTGAACCGCACCGGCTTCCTCGCCGTGATGCTGTTCCTGAGCGTGGTCAGCTTCGTCACGGGCCTCGTCTTCCTGATGATGGGTGCCTGGCCGGTGTTCGGCTTCTTCGGCCTCGACGTTCTCGTGATCTGGTGGGCCTTCAAGGCCAATTTTCGCGCGGCGCGGGCCAGCGAGGAGATCTTGGTCACGCCCTCGGAGCTGCGGGTGCGACGCGTCAGCCATCGCGGCCAGGTCTCGGAATGGACCTTCAATCCGCTCTGGGTCCGGCTCGACCAGGAGGTCGACGAGGAATACGGCATCGAGCACCTCTATCTGATCTCGCGCAGTCGCCGGCTGCGCATCGCCGGCTTTCTCGGGCCTGAGGAAAAGGCGAGTTTCTACAAAGCCTTGGTTGGCGCCCTGAATGCCGCCCGACGCGGCCCGACCTACAATCCGGTGACTTGA
- a CDS encoding DUF1330 domain-containing protein — MAKGYWIGRVDVSSDEGYKPYAVANGPIFKKWGGRFVVRAGKFTTVEGASRSRNVVIEFPDYETAIACYNSPEYQANIKVRQPHSIADLIVIEGYDGPQPSDG, encoded by the coding sequence ATGGCAAAAGGCTACTGGATCGGACGTGTCGATGTGAGCAGTGACGAGGGCTACAAGCCCTACGCCGTCGCCAACGGTCCGATCTTCAAGAAATGGGGCGGTCGCTTCGTCGTCCGCGCCGGCAAGTTCACCACCGTCGAAGGCGCCAGCCGCTCCCGCAACGTCGTGATCGAATTCCCGGACTACGAGACCGCGATCGCCTGCTACAATTCGCCGGAATACCAGGCCAACATCAAGGTGCGCCAGCCGCACTCGATCGCCGACCTCATCGTCATCGAGGGCTATGACGGCCCGCAACCCTCGGACGGCTGA
- the nth gene encoding endonuclease III, translating into MAKITRKPAPRKADVPKKKAKAVVAKPNAPARKTLRAIKRWTPAEVHEAFSRFRKANPEPKGELEHVNPFTLLVAVVLSAQATDAGVNKATRALFEVADTPRKMLDLGEEPLREYIKTIGLYRTKARNVIALSAKLLSEFGGEVPRTRAEIESLPGAGRKTANVVLNMAFGEHTMAVDTHVFRVGNRTGLAPGKTPLEVELGLEKVIPAEFMLHAHHWLILHGRYTCLARKPRCEVCLINDLCRWPEKTV; encoded by the coding sequence ATGGCGAAAATCACCCGCAAGCCGGCTCCGCGCAAGGCGGATGTGCCGAAGAAGAAGGCAAAGGCGGTCGTCGCGAAGCCCAACGCGCCCGCCAGGAAGACGCTCAGGGCGATAAAGCGCTGGACGCCCGCCGAGGTCCACGAAGCCTTCAGCCGCTTTCGCAAGGCCAATCCGGAGCCGAAGGGCGAGCTCGAGCACGTCAATCCGTTCACGCTGCTGGTCGCCGTGGTGCTGTCGGCGCAGGCAACCGATGCCGGGGTCAACAAGGCGACGCGCGCCTTGTTCGAGGTCGCAGATACCCCGCGGAAGATGCTCGATCTCGGCGAGGAGCCCTTACGCGAGTACATCAAGACTATCGGTCTCTACCGCACCAAGGCCCGGAATGTGATCGCGCTGTCGGCCAAGCTGCTCAGCGAATTCGGCGGCGAGGTGCCGCGCACGCGTGCCGAGATCGAATCGTTGCCGGGTGCGGGACGCAAGACCGCCAACGTCGTGCTCAACATGGCCTTCGGCGAGCACACCATGGCGGTCGACACGCATGTCTTCCGCGTTGGTAACCGTACGGGGCTGGCGCCGGGCAAGACGCCGCTGGAAGTCGAGCTCGGTCTCGAAAAGGTGATTCCGGCCGAGTTCATGCTCCATGCCCATCATTGGCTGATCCTGCACGGCCGCTATACTTGCCTCGCGCGCAAGCCGCGCTGCGAAGTTTGCCTGATCAACGATCTCTGCCGGTGGCCGGAGAAGACGGTGTGA